In one Desulfobacterales bacterium genomic region, the following are encoded:
- a CDS encoding branched-chain amino acid ABC transporter permease, whose amino-acid sequence MEILIYGTINSAALALYALGFAMVYGVSRLPNFAHGALFVLSGFMTWFFLNSLGLNYLISIILTLIATGLIGALIYQFILIRIRGMEISEIMATYAMGLAILEGLRWGGFKGMTYTLPAFISGSVTILGVSVDYQRLLVVVIGGAVVGLLWLFTHYTRMGLSLRGMAQDERAALMLGIDSDRMALVAMAFGSSLAALAAICLLPLGNIVVEAGYNVLILAIAVCIVGGLGSWMGAVLAAFLIGFAQILTVVYLGAHYQMVVALLAIILTLIIRPSGLFGRQKELEERV is encoded by the coding sequence ATGGAAATCTTGATTTACGGTACCATCAACAGTGCTGCCCTGGCGCTTTATGCCCTGGGTTTTGCCATGGTTTACGGGGTCAGCCGACTCCCCAACTTCGCCCACGGCGCCCTGTTCGTCCTGAGCGGCTTCATGACCTGGTTTTTTCTAAATTCTCTGGGGCTGAATTACCTTATCAGTATTATTCTTACCTTGATCGCCACCGGTTTGATCGGCGCCCTTATTTATCAGTTTATCCTGATCCGCATTCGCGGGATGGAGATATCCGAAATTATGGCGACCTATGCCATGGGCCTTGCCATCCTCGAAGGCCTGAGATGGGGCGGCTTTAAAGGAATGACCTATACCCTGCCGGCTTTTATCAGCGGCAGTGTCACCATCCTGGGCGTCTCGGTGGACTATCAGCGTCTGCTGGTGGTCGTCATCGGCGGGGCCGTGGTCGGACTGTTGTGGCTGTTTACCCACTATACCCGCATGGGGCTGTCCCTGCGGGGCATGGCCCAGGATGAACGCGCCGCCCTGATGCTGGGGATCGATTCCGATCGCATGGCTCTGGTGGCCATGGCGTTCGGGTCCAGCCTGGCCGCGCTGGCGGCTATCTGTCTCCTGCCGCTGGGAAATATCGTGGTGGAAGCCGGTTACAACGTCCTGATCCTGGCCATCGCCGTCTGTATCGTCGGCGGTCTCGGCAGCTGGATGGGAGCGGTCCTGGCCGCTTTTCTGATCGGTTTCGCTCAGATTCTGACGGTGGTCTATTTAGGCGCCCATTACCAGATGGTGGTGGCGCTGCTGGCCATCATCCTGACCCTGATTATCCGGCCATCCGGTCTTTTCGGTCGGCAGAAAGAACTGGAGGAAAGGGTATGA
- a CDS encoding branched-chain amino acid ABC transporter permease translates to MSVKTGQQRQERIDRGIRIRSDGIYALMSWRELSYLTVPRLALIVGMLVLPLVLPGMYWQRVVSIACIYALLALSFDFLAHYVGLVCLGGAFFVGTGGYLAAILNTSFGLPPLVTIPLASILGAALCTLLLLPCLPLRGVYFAIVSLMYPLFAMRVIEALNILGGTDGILGIDSFSSRWVEQYAVIGATLLFLFGTRRLVNMDIGLVLRGVKDNDQAIRASGMNITRYKTMAVFIASAMGCMGGAILVHIYMWSGISQFALDFSILPIAATVIGGSGTLAGPVIGCLILVPISELLRDFGTLRIVFYAVILMGFIVFRSEGLLVYGQRKYHQFERWTRL, encoded by the coding sequence ATGAGCGTGAAAACCGGGCAACAACGCCAAGAAAGGATCGACCGCGGAATCAGAATCCGTTCGGATGGAATTTATGCCCTGATGTCCTGGCGCGAGCTGTCCTACCTCACCGTGCCCCGGCTGGCACTCATTGTCGGGATGCTGGTCCTGCCGCTGGTGCTGCCCGGCATGTACTGGCAGCGGGTCGTTTCCATTGCCTGTATCTACGCGCTGCTGGCCTTGAGCTTTGATTTCCTGGCGCACTACGTCGGCCTGGTCTGCCTGGGCGGGGCTTTTTTCGTGGGAACCGGCGGATATCTGGCCGCCATCCTGAATACATCCTTCGGCCTGCCGCCCCTGGTGACCATTCCCCTTGCCTCCATTTTAGGCGCAGCTCTATGCACCCTGCTGCTGCTCCCCTGTCTGCCGCTCAGAGGCGTTTATTTCGCCATTGTCAGCCTGATGTATCCGCTTTTTGCCATGCGCGTTATCGAGGCGCTCAATATCCTGGGCGGCACCGACGGCATCCTCGGCATCGACAGCTTTTCCAGCCGCTGGGTCGAACAGTATGCTGTAATCGGGGCAACCCTCCTTTTTCTCTTCGGAACAAGACGCCTGGTGAACATGGATATCGGCTTGGTCTTGCGCGGGGTAAAGGATAACGATCAGGCTATCCGGGCGTCGGGTATGAACATCACCCGCTACAAGACCATGGCTGTTTTTATCGCGTCGGCCATGGGGTGCATGGGCGGCGCCATCCTGGTGCATATTTACATGTGGTCCGGCATCTCCCAGTTTGCCCTTGATTTTTCGATTCTGCCCATTGCCGCCACCGTAATCGGCGGCAGCGGCACCCTGGCGGGGCCGGTTATCGGCTGTCTGATCCTGGTCCCCATATCCGAATTGCTGAGGGATTTCGGAACCCTGCGTATTGTGTTTTATGCGGTGATCCTGATGGGGTTTATCGTTTTCCGCAGCGAGGGACTCCTGGTTTACGGCCAGCGCAAATATCATCAGTTTGAAAGGTGGACGCGGTTATGA
- a CDS encoding ABC transporter ATP-binding protein produces MTTEPILQVRDVTKAFGGIQALNGVSFDVYEGDILGIIGPNGSGKTTVVNCITGFIKKSAGKVFFRGKDISRKPPHKIADMGVTRTFQIMRPYYSLPAYKNLVIPLFSPRAKRTGGWRGGGRLGDRNTVGIDILEEIGFERDSFVPYKMASSLPTGYLKRLELARCLALKPDIIFCDEIFSGLSMSEISSMVPLIERLQMDGITLVMIEHRLRELFRVANRVMVLNFGEKLMEGTAQAVMADEAVKKAYFGSENVEELMGNANG; encoded by the coding sequence ATGACCACGGAACCGATTCTGCAGGTCAGGGACGTAACCAAGGCTTTCGGCGGCATCCAGGCGCTCAACGGAGTAAGCTTCGACGTATACGAGGGGGATATCCTGGGCATCATCGGTCCCAACGGTTCCGGCAAAACCACGGTGGTCAACTGCATTACCGGCTTCATCAAGAAAAGCGCCGGAAAAGTTTTCTTCCGGGGCAAAGATATCAGCCGCAAACCACCCCATAAAATCGCCGATATGGGGGTGACGCGCACATTCCAGATCATGCGCCCCTATTACAGCCTGCCGGCCTACAAGAACCTGGTGATCCCTCTGTTTTCACCGCGGGCCAAACGCACCGGCGGCTGGCGCGGCGGCGGCAGGCTGGGGGACCGCAATACCGTGGGAATTGACATCCTGGAAGAAATCGGATTTGAGCGCGATTCCTTTGTCCCCTACAAAATGGCGTCGAGTCTGCCCACCGGTTATCTTAAGCGCCTGGAGCTGGCCCGCTGTCTGGCGCTCAAGCCCGACATCATTTTCTGCGACGAAATCTTTTCGGGTCTGAGCATGAGTGAGATCAGCAGCATGGTCCCCCTGATCGAGCGCCTGCAGATGGACGGGATCACCCTGGTGATGATCGAACACCGCCTGCGGGAGCTATTCCGGGTGGCCAACCGGGTAATGGTCCTCAACTTCGGTGAAAAACTCATGGAAGGAACCGCCCAAGCGGTGATGGCGGATGAAGCGGTCAAAAAGGCCTACTTCGGATCGGAAAATGTAGAGGAGCTCATGGGCAATGCTAACGGCTGA